In Vitis vinifera cultivar Pinot Noir 40024 chromosome 11, ASM3070453v1, a genomic segment contains:
- the LOC104880664 gene encoding uncharacterized protein LOC104880664 produces MPGLGPVFLEACMCGIASSSSPQPEDCGIRKSFAYQKLPQQLLRLSVLKLDGSCFEIQVPKGASIAELKEAVVKAFGQTQEEEQTKISWSLVWLHFCLCYKRWKLFDDKMYIRDFRIKDGDQLQFVRHLSVNYNLDMED; encoded by the exons ATGCCAGGCCTTGGACCGGTGTTTTTAGAGGCTTGCATGTGCGGTATTGCATCTTCATCTTCTCCTCAGCCTGAGGATTGCGGCATTAGGAAGAGCTTTGCGTATCAGAAGCTGCCTCAGCAGCTTCTCAGGCTGTCTGTCCTCAAACTGGATGGTTCTTGTTTCG AGATCCAAGTTCCCAAGGGTGCCTCCATTGCAGAACTGAAAGAGGCAGTGGTGAAGGCCTTTGGACAGACTCAAGAGGAGGAACAAACTAAGATATCATG GTCGCTTGTGTGGCTTCATTTTTGCTTGTGTTATAAAAGATGGAAGCTCTTTGATGACAAGATGTATATTCGAGATTTTCGGATCAAGGACGGGGATCAG CTCCAATTTGTCCGCCACTTGTCAGTTAACTACAACCTGGATATGGAAGATTAA
- the LOC100256105 gene encoding serine/threonine-protein kinase PBL35, producing MEKNCGCWAVLKRGVRGSCKSSASRDSVNTIPRTSLVYDAATETRYLNASNRELYAPNEAQLSSDNPNPSATENKDVCQLLQFTFQELKSATGNFRPDSILGEGGFGYVFKGWIEENGTAPAKPGSGITVAVKSLKPDGLQGHREWVAEVGFLGQLHHPNLVKLIGYCIEDDQRLLVYEFMTRGSLENHLFRRTIPLPWSNRIKIALGAAKGLAFLHEGPEPVIYRDFKTSNILLDSEYNAKLSDFGLAKAGPQEGDTHVSTRVVGTYGYAAPEYVRTGHLTSKSDVYSFGVVLLEILTGRRSMDKKRPRGEQNLVAWARPYLADKRKLYQIVDPRLELNYSLKGVQKVSQLAYNCLSADPKSRPCMDEVVKVLTPLQDLNDLAILSYHSRLSQQGRRKKKPDGTPQVTYNQSKSMRGSPLNTGKQHCR from the exons ATGGAGAAGAATTGTGGGTGCTGGGCTGTTCTTAAACGCGGTGTTAGAGGTTCCTGCAAGTCCTCTGCTTCTAGGGATTCTGTTAACACTATTCCTCGGACCAGTCTCGTTTATGATGCTG CCACTGAGACGCGATATCTAAACGCAAGTAACCGGGAGCTCTATGCTCCGAATGAAGCTCAGCTCTCTTCCGATAATCCCAATCCATCAGCAACTGAAAACAAAGATGTGTGCCAGCTGCTACAATTTACTTTCCAGGAGCTAAAGTCTGCAACAGGAAACTTCAGGCCGGATAGTATTCTTGGGGAAGGTGGATTTGGATATGTCTTCAAAGGATGGATAGAGGAGAATGGGACAGCACCTGCAAAACCTGGGTCAGGGATTACAGTGGCTGTCAAAAGTTTGAAGCCAGATGGTCTTCAAGGCCATAGAGAATGGGTG GCTGAGGTAGGCTTCCTTGGACAGCTTCACCACCCTAATCTTGTTAAACTTATTGGGTACTGCATTGAAGATGATCAGCGACTGCTTGTTTATGAATTTATGACCCGTGGAAGCCTTGAAAATCACCTTTTCAGAA GGACCATACCTCTTCCATGGTCCAACAGGATTAAGATTGCACTTGGTGCAGCAAAAGGGCTGGCCTTTCTCCACGAGGGTCCTGAACCTGTTATTTACAGGGACTTCAAGACGTCCAACATTTTACTTGATTCG GAATATAATGCAAAGCTTTCAGATTTCGGTCTGGCAAAAGCTGGCCCTCAGGAAGGTGACACACATGTTTCAACAAGGGTTGTTGGAACATATGGCTATGCTGCTCCCGAATATGTGAGGACAG GACACTTGACATCTAAGAGCGATGTTTACAGCTTTGGGGTTGTGCTACTTGAGATTTTAACTGGTAGAAGATCAATGGACAAGAAACGCCCTCGCGGAGAACAGAATCTTGTTGCATGGGCTAGGCCTTATTTGGCTGACAAGCGAAAGCTTTACCAAATAGTTGATCCCCGCCTGGAACTGAATTACTCCCTTAAAGGGGTGCAGAAAGTCTCTCAGTTAGCTTACAACTGCCTCAGTGCGGACCCCAAATCCCGCCCTTGCATGGATGAAGTTGTAAAGGTTCTCACTCCGTTGCAAGACCTCAACGACCTTGCCATCCTATCTTATCACTCCCGCTTATCTCAGCAAGGGCGACGCAAGAAGAAACCGGATGGAACTCCACAGGTCACCTACAACCAGTCCAAAAGCATGAGAGGCTCTCCATTGAACACTGGTAAGCAGCATTGTAGATAA